In the genome of Caloranaerobacter ferrireducens, the window ACGGCATTACTAAGTTTACCAATTTTAAAAGGTATAATGGCAACTCTCCATTTTTTTGTAATTTCTCTTATCTCATTATGAATTTTCGGCCCCATATATTTGATATTAGATGGTAAATTTAAATTATTAGGCATATGATGACCTATTATTTCAAAAGTCCAATCAGTTTTTAATTTTGCTATTTTTATTAATGATTCCCAATCAAACCATGAATCTGTTAAATGTCCAAAATAACCGATTACTGCTTTTCCATCTCTAGGAGCTATTTTTATTTTACTGTCTTTTATAAATTTGCTATCAAACGCATTCGGGGATAATTGAATTATTTTGTTTTTAGTATAGTTCTGTATTTTCTTTTGTAATGGCCGAGAGATTGCACATACAATATCACAATTGTTAACTATATACTTTTCGGCATTAATATCGAACCATTTTGCTTGTTTTACTTTATGAAATTCTTCCCAATCATCTCTTACATCATATATAGTTACCCATCCATTCATATTAAGTTGGTTAACAATTCTTACCAAATAAGGATATGGAAACGATACAACAAATATCTTTTTCTTATCCTTAAAATTAAACTTGATTATTTCGTCCATATATTCTAGTGTTTTGTCAATAGGTGATTGAAACAACCTATTATCTGGATAACTAGGAATTTCTTCATTCTTATGCCATCTCCAATACGAAAAAAAAACTGGTACATTCATTTCTAATAAAGTTTTTGTTAGTTTGATTGGCCTGTTACCACGCAGTTCTTGAACGTAAGTTGTTCCAGAAAACATGAAAATAATGTATTTAAAATTTCCGTTTGCGATTTGTTTTAGATATTTATCTATTTTTTCTTTGAACTTATCAACATTTTTAGTTTGGATAATGTTATTTTTATTTTGTTTTCTTGAAATATTTTTTTTTATTAACTCATTAGGTGAATTATTAAGAGGTTTAGCTGGTATAAGTTTTCTATGTTGTTCTTTCTTTATTACATCATTATTTTTCAACTTGAATTTCCCCCTTCATTTCCCTTTTTAATTATTCTAATAAATGAATATTTAAACTGATGACCTCAAAATAGATATTTTCTATTATATAGTATGAATGAATATTTTTATTGTGTTATAAAGACTTTTATTAATAGTTTTTTAATTTTAAATTTAGTAATAATTGAGTGTAAATAGCTAATATAAGATTTGATAATGTTAGTATAAAGCCATGGAAAAATTAATTAAACAATATAGAATTAAGTTAAGTGAGACAACGAGTTCATATGAATAAAAGATATAAAAAGAATTCAAACAAATAATGTTTTAATTACAGACTGTAGGCAAAATAGCAAAGAATCTTTTGAATCAAAAAGGATTCTCTTTCTTTTATGTCTAATATAATATATGAAAATAAATATAAGAGGTGGAGGAAAAAAGCTAGGTAAACAAAAAGAAGATAACAGAAAACAAATACAAATGGTTTCAGTAGATGAAGTAGTTTCAGAAGATCACTGAGTACATTAAGAAAAAATTATTAAGAGAAATGATTAACGAAGGTAATCTAAGTACAGCAGAAGATCTTCATTCATTTCTAAAAGACCTTTTTAAGAATGCACTTCAAGAAATGCTTGAAGCAGAATTAGAAGTAGAATTATGCTATGCTAAAGGAGGCAGAAAAAACAAATAGACAAATAATCGTAGAAATGGATATACAGATAAAAAAGTAAAAACACAATTTTGAGAAATGGAAATAGAAATCTCAAGAGATAGAAATGGAGAATTTGAACCAATAGTAGTTCCTAAAAACAAAAGAGATATATCAGGAATAGAAGAAAAAGTAACATTTTTATATGTAAGAGGAATG includes:
- a CDS encoding glycosyltransferase, which produces MKNNDVIKKEQHRKLIPAKPLNNSPNELIKKNISRKQNKNNIIQTKNVDKFKEKIDKYLKQIANGNFKYIIFMFSGTTYVQELRGNRPIKLTKTLLEMNVPVFFSYWRWHKNEEIPSYPDNRLFQSPIDKTLEYMDEIIKFNFKDKKKIFVVSFPYPYLVRIVNQLNMNGWVTIYDVRDDWEEFHKVKQAKWFDINAEKYIVNNCDIVCAISRPLQKKIQNYTKNKIIQLSPNAFDSKFIKDSKIKIAPRDGKAVIGYFGHLTDSWFDWESLIKIAKLKTDWTFEIIGHHMPNNLNLPSNIKYMGPKIHNEIREITKKWRVAIIPFKIGKLSNAVDPIKVYEYLGLGLPVVSFRMPQIHDYPYVFIANNVNEFILQIQKALTVSMDVKVIEKFLANNRWENRAKQFLIWGNKTLDNPDLIKLISRNNGI